One Arthrobacter sp. zg-Y1110 DNA segment encodes these proteins:
- a CDS encoding A24 family peptidase, translating into MSSQTTAAADVDQDPEGAEITPFTDEPWVPRIMNLEVGLPSAAVAAGVGLLTWWLRADAGSVLAVATGILCAVLVMLCVIDVMTKRLPDAIVLPAYPLLLLACAAAAAAGETTWAALGTALACMAGCYTLYWLVCFFSGGMGWGDAKLAGVLGLALGMAGPWDAAYGALVLPMALGGLVGFPLLFKGGGKAEMAFGPFMVAGAIPVLMMPDTLVPWLMDLVR; encoded by the coding sequence TTGAGTAGCCAGACAACGGCTGCCGCGGACGTTGACCAGGATCCGGAGGGCGCGGAGATCACCCCGTTCACCGATGAGCCGTGGGTGCCCAGAATCATGAACCTCGAGGTCGGGCTGCCCTCTGCCGCCGTTGCGGCCGGCGTCGGCCTCCTCACCTGGTGGCTGCGCGCAGACGCGGGTTCGGTCCTGGCCGTGGCCACCGGCATCCTGTGCGCCGTCCTGGTGATGCTGTGCGTCATCGACGTGATGACCAAGCGCCTGCCCGATGCCATCGTCCTGCCGGCATACCCTTTGCTGCTGCTGGCGTGCGCGGCGGCCGCGGCCGCAGGGGAAACCACCTGGGCCGCACTGGGAACCGCACTGGCCTGCATGGCGGGCTGCTACACGCTGTACTGGCTCGTGTGCTTCTTCTCAGGCGGAATGGGATGGGGAGATGCCAAGCTGGCCGGAGTCCTCGGCCTTGCTTTGGGAATGGCGGGACCGTGGGATGCCGCTTACGGCGCCCTCGTGCTGCCCATGGCGCTCGGAGGCCTGGTCGGCTTCCCGCTTCTGTTCAAGGGCGGAGGGAAGGCGGAGATGGCATTCGGCCCCTTCATGGTTGCCGGGGCCATCCCCGTGCTGATGATGCCGGACACGCTGGTTCCCTGGCTGATGGATCTCGTCCGCTGA